One genomic region from Blastococcus sp. Marseille-P5729 encodes:
- the ybeY gene encoding rRNA maturation RNase YbeY — translation MSVEITNESAIPVGEVRLSAIAGFVLDEMGIHPQAELSILIVDVPHMAALNERWMGEEGPTDVLAFPMDELEPATRPGVAPADSAGPDDDNPAIVGDIVLCPAVAISQAAAAGHSFEEELHMLTTHGILHLLGYDHMEPAEEREMFGLQAQLLKKWRAETERSRG, via the coding sequence ATGAGCGTCGAGATCACCAACGAGTCAGCGATCCCGGTTGGAGAGGTGCGGCTCTCGGCGATCGCCGGCTTCGTGCTCGATGAGATGGGCATCCACCCGCAGGCCGAGCTGTCGATCCTGATCGTCGACGTCCCCCACATGGCCGCCCTCAACGAGCGATGGATGGGGGAGGAGGGGCCGACCGACGTGCTGGCCTTCCCCATGGACGAGCTCGAGCCGGCCACCCGGCCGGGAGTAGCGCCCGCAGACTCCGCCGGGCCGGACGACGACAATCCCGCGATCGTCGGCGACATCGTGCTGTGCCCTGCGGTCGCCATCTCGCAGGCCGCCGCGGCCGGCCACTCGTTCGAGGAGGAGCTGCACATGCTCACCACGCACGGGATCCTGCACCTGCTCGGCTACGACCACATGGAGCCGGCCGAGGAGCGCGAGATGTTCGGGCTGCAGGCACAGCTGCTGAAGAAGTGGCGAGCGGAGACCGAACGCAGCCGTGGCTAG